The Sphingobacterium bambusae genome includes a window with the following:
- a CDS encoding family 20 glycosylhydrolase, whose translation MNKRMKAIYFLFIMLLLGKSGICQQRDTLALEVSWQPLENNYLGKEQALSVLQLKNNSSLTLHGDWEIYFNFIRIISPKNQEQSLTITHLNGDSFKLQAKEKMHALKPGDSVRYNMLSASWLVNINDAPQGFYIKWANGHMQPLPKVKVLASADDRKFFRVGGDFEMTPARLFAKNESLPSDNSEILPSVFPSPQHYTPKSGAYHFDRAFVCSDPAFAQEAHQLNDMFYTLLGTRFPLLAKDKNVPKYGLVLHKVDGLGEEAYRLEVKSDGVDIYASHRKGAFYAVQSLKSMIYTQKLNKATSILLPCVSISDAPRFGRRALMLDVARNFQSKEQIKKILDLMALYKLNTLHFHLNDDEGWRLEIPPLPELTQVGGRRGDLEGSSGERLPPSYGSGPYIDELPGSGHYSKADFIELLRYAKERQIDIIPEIETPGHARAAIQAMENRYQKYAEQGDMQEARKYLLRDTGDSSVYRSVQKWNDNVMDVSLPSVYNFLEVVVDELLAMYQEAGIKLETVHLGGDEVPQGVWERSPALEKLKHSNAKVQSADDLWDYYFGRAQEILAQRNLYMTGWEEVGLHKVADANGKKKWMPNENFKNHNIHLNVWNNLLGNEDLAYRLANAGYKVVLSFVSNFYMDMAYYKKFDEPGFYWGGFIGLDKLFSFIPYNYLKNQQLNYLDRPLSAATLGGAEKLTEEGARNIVGLQALLWSETVKTPTQMEYLLFPRLLAFAEKAWAKEAVWEAEADSTRYRKQFDQSLANFYSVVGKQELPKLDHVTSGVNYRIPSVGVKISEGSVYANCELPGFFIRYTTDGKSPTANSPIYEAALPYQKGLVFAAFNAMGRCGALTVVDNNKE comes from the coding sequence ATGAATAAACGAATGAAGGCGATCTACTTTTTGTTTATCATGCTTTTGCTTGGCAAGAGCGGGATATGTCAACAGCGTGATACCCTTGCGCTGGAGGTTAGTTGGCAACCTTTGGAGAACAATTACTTGGGAAAAGAGCAGGCCTTGTCGGTTTTGCAGCTCAAGAATAATAGTTCGTTGACGTTACATGGTGATTGGGAGATCTATTTTAACTTCATCCGTATCATTAGCCCTAAAAATCAGGAACAATCGTTGACGATCACTCATCTTAATGGCGACTCTTTTAAGTTGCAGGCAAAAGAGAAAATGCATGCGTTGAAACCGGGAGATAGCGTTCGATACAATATGCTCTCGGCTTCTTGGTTGGTCAATATAAACGACGCGCCACAGGGGTTTTACATCAAGTGGGCGAATGGGCATATGCAGCCCCTGCCGAAGGTAAAAGTTCTTGCCTCAGCGGACGACAGAAAGTTCTTTCGCGTGGGTGGCGATTTTGAGATGACGCCCGCTAGGCTTTTCGCCAAAAACGAAAGCCTGCCATCCGATAATTCCGAAATTTTGCCGTCGGTGTTTCCGTCTCCCCAACACTACACCCCGAAAAGCGGGGCTTATCATTTCGATCGAGCTTTTGTTTGTTCCGACCCTGCGTTTGCCCAAGAGGCACATCAGTTGAACGACATGTTTTATACATTGTTAGGAACCCGTTTTCCGCTATTGGCCAAAGACAAGAATGTGCCAAAGTATGGCCTGGTGCTTCATAAGGTGGATGGCCTAGGCGAAGAAGCCTATCGGCTAGAAGTGAAGTCCGATGGTGTTGATATTTATGCATCTCATCGGAAAGGAGCCTTTTATGCGGTGCAGAGTCTTAAATCCATGATCTATACGCAAAAGTTGAATAAAGCTACTTCGATTTTGCTTCCCTGTGTATCCATCAGCGATGCGCCCCGTTTTGGGCGCAGGGCGTTGATGCTTGATGTGGCACGAAACTTCCAATCCAAGGAGCAGATCAAGAAAATATTGGATCTTATGGCGCTTTATAAGTTGAATACGCTCCATTTCCATTTGAACGATGATGAAGGATGGCGTTTGGAAATTCCTCCTTTGCCAGAGCTCACCCAAGTAGGTGGTAGGCGGGGAGACCTCGAGGGCAGCTCGGGCGAGCGTTTGCCTCCCTCATACGGCTCTGGACCCTACATAGACGAGCTTCCGGGGTCAGGGCATTATTCAAAGGCTGATTTTATCGAACTCTTACGCTACGCGAAGGAGAGACAGATCGATATTATTCCGGAAATTGAGACTCCAGGACATGCTCGAGCCGCTATTCAAGCTATGGAGAACCGCTATCAGAAATATGCTGAGCAAGGAGATATGCAGGAGGCTCGAAAGTATTTGCTGCGCGATACAGGTGATAGTTCGGTGTACCGTTCGGTACAGAAGTGGAACGATAACGTGATGGACGTGTCCTTGCCTTCTGTCTATAATTTTTTGGAGGTGGTCGTCGACGAGTTATTGGCCATGTATCAAGAGGCAGGCATTAAATTGGAAACGGTACATCTGGGAGGTGACGAGGTGCCACAGGGCGTATGGGAGAGATCGCCTGCATTGGAAAAATTGAAACATTCCAATGCTAAGGTGCAAAGCGCTGATGATCTTTGGGATTATTACTTCGGAAGAGCACAGGAGATTTTAGCACAACGCAATCTCTACATGACCGGTTGGGAAGAGGTGGGGCTACATAAAGTCGCAGATGCAAACGGTAAAAAGAAATGGATGCCCAACGAGAATTTCAAAAATCATAATATTCACCTCAATGTATGGAATAATCTCTTGGGCAATGAAGATTTAGCGTATCGATTGGCGAATGCGGGCTATAAAGTAGTGCTTTCTTTTGTTAGCAATTTCTATATGGACATGGCCTACTATAAGAAGTTTGATGAGCCCGGATTTTACTGGGGTGGTTTTATCGGACTGGATAAGCTCTTTAGCTTTATTCCTTACAATTACCTCAAGAATCAGCAGTTGAACTATTTGGATCGTCCATTAAGCGCGGCTACGTTAGGAGGGGCTGAAAAGCTGACGGAAGAGGGGGCGCGCAACATTGTTGGGCTACAAGCTTTATTGTGGTCCGAAACGGTGAAAACGCCCACACAAATGGAATATCTCCTCTTTCCGAGGTTATTGGCCTTTGCTGAAAAGGCTTGGGCAAAAGAGGCGGTTTGGGAAGCAGAAGCAGATTCTACAAGATATCGGAAGCAGTTTGATCAGTCCCTTGCAAATTTTTATAGTGTTGTGGGCAAACAGGAGCTGCCGAAATTAGATCATGTAACGAGCGGCGTAAACTATCGTATTCCATCCGTTGGGGTTAAAATTAGTGAAGGATCCGTATATGCAAACTGTGAATTGCCGGGATTCTTTATTCGGTATACAACAGATGGCAAGTCGCCAACGGCAAATAGCCCAATCTACGAAGCTGCCCTGCCTTATCAAAAAGGTCTTGTCTTCGCGGCTTTCAATGCTATGGGGCGTTGTGGTGCGCTAACAGTCGTTGATAATAACAAAGAATAG
- a CDS encoding sugar MFS transporter, with the protein MKQQQVVVTAASLSRKDTVISIAIIGLLFFIFGFVTWINAILIPYFKIACELNNFESYLVAFAFYIAYLVMSLPAGYILKRIGFKRGIMYGFWVMAIGAALFVPAALGRTYGLFLAGLFTLGVGLAILQTAANPYITVLGDKERAAQRFSVMGICNKFAGIVAPLLFAAAVLKPTDNALFEQLKTMEGLVKEHALDALIARVMLPYAIVAVVLLLLGIFVRFSPLPEIDTDTEDEQLSSSNAGKKTVLDFPHLVLGSVAIFFHVGSQVIAVDSIINYVSSTGVPFLEAKVFPSYTLSATIIGYMLGILCVPRFISQLLALKVCTIAGLMFSFLVIFSNGRVAVLGHETSISVWFVVLLGFANSMIWAGVWPLALSNLGRFLKIGASLLIMALCGNAIMPLLYGYFADVYGLKMAYWVLVPCYVYLIFYAFRGYKLVAWRKIKM; encoded by the coding sequence ATGAAACAGCAACAAGTCGTCGTTACGGCAGCATCGTTAAGCAGGAAAGACACCGTTATATCTATTGCCATAATTGGATTGTTGTTTTTTATTTTTGGTTTTGTTACTTGGATAAATGCCATTCTGATACCCTACTTCAAGATCGCTTGTGAGCTCAATAATTTTGAATCCTACCTCGTTGCTTTCGCCTTTTACATTGCATATTTAGTAATGTCGCTGCCCGCGGGCTACATACTGAAGCGGATTGGATTCAAACGGGGGATAATGTATGGATTTTGGGTTATGGCAATTGGTGCTGCGTTGTTTGTGCCGGCGGCGCTCGGCCGTACCTACGGCCTGTTTCTTGCAGGCCTTTTCACGTTGGGTGTCGGCCTCGCGATCTTACAAACTGCTGCAAATCCATATATTACGGTGCTTGGCGATAAAGAGCGGGCTGCGCAACGCTTTAGCGTTATGGGGATATGTAATAAGTTTGCAGGTATCGTGGCGCCTTTGTTGTTTGCTGCTGCAGTGTTAAAGCCAACGGATAATGCGCTGTTTGAACAACTGAAAACCATGGAGGGGCTAGTCAAAGAGCATGCCTTGGATGCGCTTATTGCCCGGGTGATGTTGCCGTATGCGATTGTGGCTGTTGTTCTCCTCTTGTTGGGGATTTTTGTACGGTTTTCACCATTGCCAGAAATCGATACGGATACCGAGGATGAGCAGCTTTCCTCGTCGAATGCCGGCAAGAAAACGGTATTGGATTTTCCGCATCTTGTCTTGGGGAGTGTGGCAATTTTCTTTCATGTGGGATCACAGGTCATCGCGGTAGACAGCATCATTAATTATGTGTCTTCAACAGGTGTTCCTTTTTTGGAGGCCAAGGTTTTTCCGTCTTATACGCTCAGCGCGACCATTATCGGATACATGTTGGGAATACTCTGTGTGCCTCGCTTCATCAGTCAGTTGCTGGCCTTGAAGGTTTGCACAATTGCGGGATTAATGTTTAGTTTTCTGGTTATTTTTTCAAACGGGCGTGTCGCTGTTTTAGGCCACGAGACATCGATATCCGTTTGGTTTGTGGTGTTGTTAGGTTTTGCCAATTCCATGATTTGGGCCGGTGTTTGGCCGCTAGCCTTGTCCAACCTGGGGCGTTTCCTCAAGATCGGAGCTTCACTGCTCATTATGGCGCTTTGCGGAAATGCCATCATGCCCTTGCTATATGGTTATTTCGCAGATGTCTATGGGCTGAAAATGGCCTACTGGGTATTGGTTCCCTGCTATGTTTACTTGATCTTTTATGCCTTTCGTGGCTATAAGTTAGTCGCTTGGCGAAAGATAAAAATGTAG
- a CDS encoding LacI family DNA-binding transcriptional regulator, producing MKHKKATRITIKDLAQELNLSTSTISRALAGHPGISDQTKELVNGMADKLGFAPNSIASSFRSKKTKAIGVIVPRIDIDFHSRVISGIEEFAYKSGYHVTIFQSQDSYKREKEIVKILQTKMVEGIIVCLAMETKNYDHFKKLLKSKIPLVFYDRTPDTFETNKVMINDFESAYLATEHLIQQGKTRLAHIAGNQSTGIFRKRLEGFKAAISAHGLPIYEELIVEAQHLSYQEGVDCAVKILSTSLNPDGVFCANDYTAAAVIQTLNKKDIAIPKEVAVVGFSNYPISMIVEPHITTINDRAFQMGEATGRLLIQQIEENEIDVIDYQVITLKTELIVRESTMEQ from the coding sequence ATGAAGCACAAAAAAGCTACACGCATTACCATCAAGGATCTCGCGCAAGAACTAAACTTATCCACTTCTACCATTTCGAGAGCATTGGCAGGCCATCCAGGCATCAGTGACCAAACGAAAGAACTTGTAAATGGGATGGCAGATAAACTGGGCTTTGCACCAAACTCTATAGCCTCAAGTTTCAGGAGCAAGAAAACGAAAGCAATAGGCGTGATTGTTCCTCGTATCGACATAGACTTTCATTCTCGAGTCATCAGCGGCATTGAAGAATTTGCATATAAAAGTGGCTACCATGTCACCATATTTCAATCGCAAGACTCCTACAAACGAGAAAAAGAGATTGTTAAAATATTACAGACCAAAATGGTAGAAGGCATTATCGTATGCTTGGCCATGGAAACGAAAAACTACGATCACTTCAAGAAATTGCTGAAGTCAAAAATCCCCCTGGTTTTCTACGATCGAACGCCCGACACGTTCGAAACCAACAAAGTCATGATCAACGACTTTGAATCGGCCTACCTAGCGACCGAGCACCTGATACAACAGGGAAAAACAAGACTTGCCCACATTGCCGGCAATCAATCTACGGGCATTTTCAGAAAACGACTGGAAGGCTTCAAGGCAGCGATCAGCGCCCATGGGCTTCCTATTTACGAAGAGCTTATCGTAGAGGCCCAGCACCTAAGCTATCAAGAGGGCGTAGACTGCGCGGTAAAAATCCTGTCCACTTCATTAAATCCGGACGGAGTCTTTTGCGCAAACGATTATACCGCAGCAGCGGTTATTCAGACACTGAACAAGAAAGATATAGCTATTCCAAAAGAAGTCGCTGTGGTAGGATTCAGTAATTATCCTATTTCCATGATCGTGGAACCACACATTACAACCATTAACGACCGCGCTTTCCAGATGGGAGAAGCCACTGGCAGGTTGCTGATTCAACAGATCGAGGAGAATGAAATCGATGTGATCGATTATCAGGTTATCACGCTAAAGACCGAACTTATCGTCCGCGAATCGACTATGGAACAGTAG
- a CDS encoding SusC/RagA family TonB-linked outer membrane protein produces MLFNHVFAQTRTVTGQVTDADSGRPLLGVSVFVKGTSRGTSTGEGGRFSLVGVQAGEVVNVALIGYVAQDVTIGQQQTINIMLKPSTNVLEEMVVVGYGQQKKRNLTGSVVSVGADEIEKTTLQDPISILQGRAAGVQVTSNSGAPGGEMTIRVRGNSSLNSGNNPLFVVDGIPIESNSMSSLNGSENFGLNPLADLNPTDIASIEILKDAASTAIYGSRAANGVVMITTKRGAEGKAEVNLNVTSGVSAITRKLSVLNASQYRQLILDSYTNLGTTEEPYYTIIDSLNPMNNGDVDWQEELMRPAGQYKVDLSVRGGNKSTRYAWSSSYLDQDGIILNSNYKRITSRLNVDFDISDKLTVGQSISFTNATNNRINAGGVGNLSVIRELLVRPPIMSMYLPDGSLNGYSLGRRNPVGIALYATHLNKSNRLIGSQYLEYKIIKDLKFRSNLNFDYTAMKEDEFMPSTLDYREGYNTGAVRSTGNLTWGNESYFSYNKTFGEGHNVGAVAGMSFQQWRYDRTGLDGMFFPSDNIRTLNAAGVISNQGVNVASEHAMLSYFGRVSYDYMSRYLAEVNLRADGSSRFGRDQRFGYFPSASVGWRFSEEAGINNLSFLSDGKLRFSAGMTGNEAIGDYTAQGEFSLDGNYLDFAGAVPTVMPNAALTWETTTQYNAGIDLAFLSNRLILNADFYVKNTKDLLYNVPIPNTTGFSYITQNIGSIQNRGAEFLLSSKNLQGKFSWGTNLNISLNRNKVTSLPENLLTNGYIQNGTYHILQEGLPIGVFYGWRFDGVYASDQDNVNSVTHGASGPAFQGGDPIWHDLNGDNIINQDDRQIIGYAEPKFFGGISNDFSYKNFSLNVFFQFATGNDIYSEINHQRNSVVRYNNLSTDALTRWRQQGDVTNFPKPVRDDPRQSDSRVQSRWVEDGSYIKLKNVNFRYTFASSLVQRIGLRKVDAFVTATNLITWTRYTGFDPDVNSYSGLRVGIDEGSYPQSRTFIFGLNIGL; encoded by the coding sequence TTGTTGTTTAATCATGTTTTCGCGCAAACGCGAACGGTCACCGGCCAAGTGACGGATGCTGACAGTGGGCGGCCGCTACTTGGCGTGAGTGTTTTTGTGAAGGGAACCAGTCGTGGGACGAGCACCGGCGAAGGTGGACGTTTCTCGCTTGTAGGTGTGCAGGCAGGAGAGGTGGTTAATGTGGCCTTGATTGGATACGTCGCGCAGGATGTGACCATCGGGCAGCAGCAAACAATTAACATCATGTTAAAACCGTCCACAAATGTGTTGGAGGAAATGGTGGTTGTGGGTTATGGGCAGCAGAAAAAGCGGAACTTAACGGGGTCAGTGGTGTCGGTTGGTGCAGACGAAATTGAGAAAACAACCCTGCAAGATCCTATTTCTATTTTGCAGGGACGTGCTGCTGGTGTGCAGGTGACGTCCAATTCCGGGGCGCCGGGCGGCGAGATGACGATCCGAGTGCGTGGAAATTCTTCCTTGAATTCTGGGAACAATCCGCTTTTTGTGGTGGACGGTATTCCTATAGAATCTAATTCGATGTCCTCGCTCAATGGTTCGGAAAATTTCGGACTGAATCCCTTAGCCGATCTTAACCCTACGGATATAGCTTCCATCGAAATATTGAAGGATGCAGCTTCCACGGCAATCTATGGATCGCGTGCGGCGAACGGGGTGGTGATGATTACCACCAAACGTGGTGCCGAGGGGAAAGCGGAGGTCAACTTGAATGTCACCTCGGGCGTAAGCGCGATTACAAGGAAGCTCAGCGTCCTCAACGCAAGCCAGTACCGGCAGCTCATCTTGGATTCTTATACCAACTTGGGCACAACGGAAGAGCCTTATTATACCATTATTGATTCGCTCAACCCGATGAACAATGGCGATGTCGATTGGCAGGAAGAGCTTATGCGCCCTGCTGGACAGTACAAAGTGGATCTTTCGGTGCGTGGAGGCAATAAAAGTACCCGATACGCTTGGAGCTCATCCTACTTGGATCAAGATGGTATCATCCTAAATTCAAATTACAAGCGGATCACCTCGCGCCTAAACGTGGACTTTGATATTTCGGACAAACTCACCGTGGGGCAGAGCATATCGTTTACCAACGCTACAAACAACCGCATCAATGCCGGTGGTGTCGGCAATCTCAGCGTGATCCGTGAACTGCTCGTTCGCCCGCCGATTATGTCGATGTATCTTCCCGATGGATCCTTAAACGGCTATTCACTTGGTCGTCGAAATCCTGTCGGTATTGCATTGTATGCCACACACCTGAACAAAAGTAATCGCCTAATCGGTAGCCAATATTTGGAATACAAAATTATAAAAGACCTTAAATTCCGAAGTAACCTGAATTTTGACTATACCGCTATGAAGGAAGATGAGTTTATGCCATCGACGCTCGATTATCGGGAAGGTTACAATACAGGAGCGGTGCGTTCTACCGGAAACCTGACTTGGGGTAATGAAAGTTACTTTAGCTATAATAAAACCTTCGGTGAGGGGCACAATGTTGGTGCCGTGGCCGGGATGAGTTTTCAGCAATGGCGCTATGATCGTACAGGACTGGATGGGATGTTTTTTCCGAGTGATAACATCCGTACCCTGAATGCCGCAGGCGTGATATCAAACCAGGGAGTGAATGTTGCTTCGGAGCATGCCATGCTATCCTATTTTGGCCGTGTGTCCTACGATTATATGTCTCGGTATTTAGCCGAGGTCAACCTACGCGCAGATGGCTCCTCTCGCTTCGGACGCGACCAGCGCTTCGGTTATTTTCCTTCGGCTTCGGTTGGCTGGCGCTTTTCCGAAGAGGCGGGTATCAACAACCTGAGTTTTCTGAGTGACGGTAAGTTGCGCTTCAGTGCGGGGATGACCGGTAATGAAGCTATTGGCGATTATACGGCACAGGGTGAATTTAGTTTGGACGGAAATTATTTGGACTTCGCAGGAGCTGTTCCAACCGTGATGCCCAATGCTGCGCTTACTTGGGAAACAACCACGCAGTATAATGCCGGTATCGACCTTGCCTTTCTGTCCAACCGCTTGATATTGAATGCCGATTTCTATGTGAAGAACACGAAGGATCTCTTGTACAATGTGCCTATCCCAAACACGACGGGTTTCAGCTATATTACGCAGAATATAGGTTCTATACAAAATAGAGGTGCTGAATTTTTACTGAGCAGCAAAAACCTACAGGGCAAGTTTAGTTGGGGCACAAACCTCAATATCAGTTTGAACAGGAACAAGGTGACTTCCCTTCCCGAAAATCTCTTGACCAACGGCTATATTCAAAATGGTACCTATCATATCTTGCAAGAAGGCCTACCTATCGGTGTGTTCTACGGTTGGCGTTTTGATGGTGTCTACGCTTCTGATCAAGATAATGTTAATAGTGTTACCCACGGCGCCTCGGGTCCTGCTTTTCAAGGGGGTGACCCGATATGGCACGACCTCAATGGAGACAATATCATCAATCAGGATGATAGGCAGATTATCGGTTATGCAGAACCTAAGTTTTTTGGGGGTATATCCAACGATTTTAGCTATAAAAACTTTTCGTTGAATGTTTTCTTTCAGTTTGCTACAGGCAATGATATATATAGCGAAATAAATCACCAGCGTAATTCCGTTGTCCGCTACAACAATCTGTCGACAGATGCCTTGACAAGATGGCGGCAGCAGGGAGATGTTACTAACTTTCCGAAGCCTGTTCGAGATGATCCTAGGCAGTCGGATAGCCGTGTACAGAGCCGCTGGGTGGAAGATGGTTCCTACATCAAACTCAAGAATGTCAACTTCCGCTATACATTTGCCTCTTCACTGGTGCAACGCATAGGGCTGCGTAAGGTCGACGCTTTTGTTACGGCAACGAACCTCATTACTTGGACGCGATACACCGGGTTTGATCCGGATGTCAATTCCTATTCGGGTCTTCGTGTAGGGATTGACGAAGGCTCTTATCCACAGAGCCGGACCTTTATTTTCGGATTGAACATAGGCCTTTAA
- a CDS encoding RagB/SusD family nutrient uptake outer membrane protein, translated as MKKLAIRIIGCMGIVMLCSCADSILDKDPISSFSAGGFYKTASDAQVGVYGIYSGVQSAFRLNFAYWGEGRADAVQTNHAGDPFALQQNLLTPIITSARWDNLYVIISRANYAIKYVPTVFEGEDSALRNQLLGQSRALRALAYFYLVRVWGDVPLVLEPYESIDQELFVSKAASEAVLDQIEEDLLFASANCAASYGGERNRVLITRGAADALLTQVYMWRKKYTEAIASADRVLDNSLYSLVAMSAWNDIFAAGLSSESIFEVGYNEVQTNSLRVLYALGSDPDYVPSEAFRNSFEDGDLRRASIWDTTQAQPRKIWKFFGEGFNDESADPSSNNIVLLRLADIMLLKAEAHANLNQADLALPLLNSIRRRAGLTELDLATANSLYGDLVATVLHERSIELCFEGHRWFDLVRTGRAIATMQPINGLSDARNIFWPIHEDAINRNPNLEQNDFYK; from the coding sequence ATGAAAAAATTAGCAATACGTATTATCGGATGTATGGGCATCGTGATGCTCTGCTCCTGTGCCGATTCGATTTTAGATAAAGACCCGATCAGTAGTTTTTCTGCTGGCGGATTTTACAAGACTGCCAGCGATGCACAGGTCGGGGTTTATGGTATTTACAGTGGGGTGCAGTCGGCCTTTAGGCTCAATTTTGCCTATTGGGGCGAAGGAAGGGCGGATGCGGTGCAGACCAACCACGCCGGCGACCCTTTTGCTTTGCAGCAGAACCTGCTCACGCCGATTATTACCTCCGCGAGGTGGGATAATCTGTATGTGATCATCAGCAGAGCAAACTATGCCATCAAATATGTGCCCACGGTTTTCGAAGGAGAGGATAGTGCCTTGCGTAACCAATTATTGGGGCAGTCGCGTGCGCTCCGTGCTCTTGCTTATTTTTACCTGGTACGTGTCTGGGGCGATGTGCCTTTGGTGCTGGAGCCTTACGAAAGTATTGATCAGGAGCTTTTCGTGTCAAAAGCGGCGAGCGAAGCGGTGTTGGATCAGATTGAGGAAGACCTGCTCTTTGCCTCTGCAAACTGTGCGGCGAGCTACGGAGGAGAGCGCAATCGGGTGTTGATCACGAGAGGAGCGGCAGATGCGCTGCTCACACAGGTGTATATGTGGCGTAAGAAATATACCGAAGCGATAGCGTCGGCCGACCGCGTGCTGGATAACTCCCTATACTCGTTGGTAGCCATGAGCGCTTGGAATGATATCTTTGCAGCTGGGCTCAGTTCGGAGAGTATATTCGAAGTTGGCTACAACGAAGTGCAAACCAATTCCCTTCGTGTGCTATATGCTTTGGGGTCCGATCCGGATTATGTGCCGAGTGAAGCGTTCCGTAACTCTTTTGAGGATGGTGATCTGCGACGTGCTAGCATATGGGATACCACACAGGCGCAACCCCGTAAAATATGGAAATTCTTCGGTGAAGGGTTCAATGACGAGAGTGCAGATCCCTCATCAAATAACATTGTGTTGCTGCGCTTGGCGGATATAATGCTGCTTAAGGCTGAGGCTCACGCCAACTTAAACCAGGCCGATCTAGCGCTTCCCTTGCTCAATAGCATTCGTCGTCGTGCCGGCCTTACGGAACTCGATTTGGCGACGGCTAACAGCCTTTATGGTGATTTAGTTGCAACGGTGCTACACGAGCGATCGATTGAGCTCTGTTTCGAAGGTCATCGCTGGTTCGATCTCGTGCGGACAGGCCGCGCCATTGCAACCATGCAGCCTATCAATGGTCTTTCCGATGCACGGAATATTTTTTGGCCGATACATGAGGATGCCATCAATAGAAATCCAAACCTCGAACAAAACGACTTTTACAAATAA
- a CDS encoding CBM96 family carbohydrate-binding protein: protein MHYLKNITRLVSCCFGLLFLLVGCEIQEDFTYQPSGVDGKLGVSALEYIQSNDSLSILQEAISYAGLQDLYSAADPRTFVIPNNRAFRAYLRSNAYTSVSDVPLPILRNLLRYHIVNARVIFTDPQLMPANRPIAYPTENGQVMYLSHTSTFIGLINEGTSIQWQITTSNLEPTNGVIHMVNAVVYYAVPTGDTNAPNPDLVQDTIYPIADAFVNGGFESAVNFGSNQLLRVKHLTGNGDYDRKAFMMFDLDDFSKEGVVTDMKLQLAVSFTHAKGVPLGLYESPSTTWSESSLRFNNAVFPQGSPIASIITSKVSTFNFDITDYYKARTTAGRVSFMLEGAAGADETNDIASKEHPTLNPPMLIATLASGLSNLQIVTKNDISVSSGGVFVFSDELLKIDGAAASDIIYTIDEVPQSGWLIRGASTLRAGARFTQADIDLNNLLFIHDGVQSGADRLVLSARDRAGALLEDIQITINVQ, encoded by the coding sequence ATGCATTATCTAAAAAATATAACTCGATTGGTTTCCTGTTGCTTCGGCCTGTTGTTTCTGCTGGTCGGATGCGAGATTCAGGAAGATTTTACCTATCAACCTTCCGGTGTTGATGGTAAGCTCGGTGTCTCTGCTTTGGAATATATCCAGTCTAATGACTCCTTGAGTATCCTGCAAGAAGCGATTAGCTATGCCGGTTTGCAGGATTTATACAGCGCTGCCGATCCACGTACGTTTGTCATTCCAAACAACCGGGCTTTCCGAGCCTACTTGCGCAGCAATGCTTACACATCGGTTTCTGATGTGCCATTACCTATCTTGCGCAACCTGCTGCGTTATCATATTGTCAATGCAAGGGTGATTTTTACCGATCCGCAGCTGATGCCGGCCAATCGTCCCATTGCTTATCCTACAGAAAACGGTCAGGTCATGTATCTATCGCATACCAGTACGTTTATAGGACTGATTAATGAAGGAACCAGTATACAATGGCAGATAACAACTTCAAACCTCGAGCCCACCAATGGGGTCATTCATATGGTGAACGCGGTGGTTTACTATGCCGTTCCAACGGGAGATACGAATGCGCCAAATCCGGATCTGGTGCAGGATACCATCTATCCCATTGCTGATGCATTCGTGAACGGTGGATTTGAGTCGGCTGTCAATTTTGGTAGCAACCAGCTGCTCCGCGTGAAACATCTCACCGGCAACGGCGATTATGATCGGAAAGCCTTTATGATGTTTGATCTAGATGATTTTTCTAAAGAAGGTGTGGTGACTGACATGAAGCTGCAGCTCGCCGTTTCGTTTACCCATGCGAAGGGCGTGCCTTTGGGTTTGTACGAGTCGCCGAGCACCACCTGGTCGGAATCTAGCTTGCGATTTAACAATGCTGTTTTTCCGCAGGGAAGTCCTATTGCAAGTATCATCACTTCGAAGGTGTCCACCTTTAATTTTGATATTACGGATTATTACAAAGCGCGCACGACAGCAGGACGTGTCTCGTTCATGTTGGAAGGGGCGGCAGGAGCCGATGAAACCAATGATATCGCGTCCAAAGAGCACCCTACCTTGAATCCGCCTATGCTGATCGCGACGCTTGCCTCAGGACTTAGCAACCTGCAAATCGTGACGAAGAATGATATTTCCGTAAGCAGTGGAGGGGTTTTTGTTTTCAGTGATGAGCTGTTGAAGATCGATGGCGCTGCGGCTAGCGATATCATCTATACGATTGATGAGGTACCGCAAAGCGGATGGTTGATTCGTGGGGCAAGTACCCTGCGGGCCGGAGCACGATTTACACAGGCGGATATCGATCTTAACAACTTGTTGTTTATCCACGATGGTGTGCAAAGTGGGGCAGATCGTCTGGTGCTTTCTGCGCGTGATCGTGCGGGTGCGCTGCTAGAGGATATTCAAATAACGATTAATGTGCAATAG